A stretch of the Papaver somniferum cultivar HN1 chromosome 6, ASM357369v1, whole genome shotgun sequence genome encodes the following:
- the LOC113290140 gene encoding O-glucosyltransferase rumi-like isoform X1 — protein sequence MMIKIMTTTRIITSTVLFFFILFVGSSIYYLQIDISILTSNFSTKEGGVTSKNTRRIETPPVNCTFGDLTLTCPLSNSETQISSTNNSSTEVCPEYFRWIHEDLSPWRKTGISNDMIMRARRTAHFRLTIVDGKAYLETYGKAYQSRDTLNLWGILQLMSRYPGRLPDLDLLFDCNDPPVIKSSLYMQPKTTVPPPVLFGYCSDDSHLDIVFPDWSFWGWPEINIKPWDTLLEEMKEENRKTKWTEREPYAYWKGNPDVGKTRKDLLKCNVSDDQDWGARLYEQDWGRESQNGFQQSNLANQCTHRYKVYIEGWAWSVSQKYILACDSLTLLVKPRFYDFFTRGLKPLKHYWPIKNNDKCRSIKFAVDWGNTHEQKVQDIGKASSDFIQEYLKMEYIYDYMFHLLNEYAKLLTYKPTIPPNAVEFCSATMACPHADGVEKSYMMETIVRKPSDSGPCTMPPPFDPPSFHSLLKEKEQSIKTVETWENEFWSNQPR from the exons ATGATGATAAAGATTATGACAACCACCCGGATAATAACTTCAACAGTCCTattcttcttcattctctttGTGGGTTCGTCCATTTATTATCTCCAAATCGACATA TCTATACTCACAAGTAATTTCAGCACTAAGGAAGGAGGAGTAACCTCAAAAAACACACGGAGAATAGAAACCCCCCCAGTAAACTGCACTTTTGGAGACCTGACTCTAACCTGTCCTTTAAGTAATTCAGAGACACAAATCTCGTCAACTAATAACTCATCAACCGAAGTATGCCCTGAATATTTTCGATGGATACATGAAGATCTATCGCCGTGGAGAAAGACTGGGATCTCGAACGACATGATAATGCGTGCAAGGAGAACAGCACACTTCAGATTAACAATTGTTGATGGTAAAGCGTATCTGGAGACTTATGGGAAGGCTTATCAATCAAGAGATACATTGAACCTCTGGGGAATATTACAACTTATGAGTAGGTACCCTGGTAGGTTGCCGGATTTGGATTTGTTGTTCGACTGCAATGACCCTCCAGTCATCAAATCTAGCTTATATAtgcaacccaaaaccactgttcCGCCGCCAGTACTCTTTGGTTATTGCTCAGACGACTCGCATTTGGATATCGTCTTCCCGGACTGGTCTTTCTGGGGTTG GCCTGAGATCAATATAAAACCGTGGGATACACTATTAGAAGAGATGAAAGAGGAAAACAGGAAGACAAAATGGACTGAAAGGGAACCTTATGCCTATTGGAAAGGAAACCCTGATGTAGGTAAAACAAGAAAGGACCTCCTCAAATGCAATGTCTCAGATGATCAAGATTGGGGTGCTCGACTTTATGAACAG GATTGGGGCCGTGAGTCTCAAAATGGATTCCAGCAGTCCAATTTAGCGAATCAGTGCACTCACAG ATACAAGGTATATATTGAAGGATGGGCTTGGTCTGTCAGCCAAAAGTACATTTTAGCTTGTGATTCTCTTACATTGCTTGTTAAGCCCCGGTTCTATGATTTCTTCACGAGAGGGTTGAAGCCTTTGAAACACTATTGGCCTATTAAGAACAATGACAAATGCAGATCGATCAAGTTCGCTGTTGATTGGGGAAACACACACGAACAGAAG GTTCAGGACATTGGGAAGGCTTCCAGTGACTTCATCCAGGAATATCTAAAGATGGAATATATTTATGATTATATGTTTCATCTCTTAAACGAATATGCTAAGTTATTGACATATAAACCAACAATACCTCCAAATGCCGTAGAGTTTTGTTCCGCGACCATGGCTTGTCCACATGCAGATGGAGTTGAGAAAAGCTACATGATGGAAACCATCGTAAGGAAACCTAGTGATAGTGGGCCAtgcaccatgcctcctccatttGATCCTCCATCTTTTCACTCTCTACTTAAAGAAAAGGAACAATCTATTAAAACTGTGGAGACATGGGAGAATGAATTTTGGAGTAACCAACCTAGGTAA
- the LOC113290140 gene encoding O-glucosyltransferase rumi-like isoform X2, translating into MIMRARRTAHFRLTIVDGKAYLETYGKAYQSRDTLNLWGILQLMSRYPGRLPDLDLLFDCNDPPVIKSSLYMQPKTTVPPPVLFGYCSDDSHLDIVFPDWSFWGWPEINIKPWDTLLEEMKEENRKTKWTEREPYAYWKGNPDVGKTRKDLLKCNVSDDQDWGARLYEQDWGRESQNGFQQSNLANQCTHRYKVYIEGWAWSVSQKYILACDSLTLLVKPRFYDFFTRGLKPLKHYWPIKNNDKCRSIKFAVDWGNTHEQKVQDIGKASSDFIQEYLKMEYIYDYMFHLLNEYAKLLTYKPTIPPNAVEFCSATMACPHADGVEKSYMMETIVRKPSDSGPCTMPPPFDPPSFHSLLKEKEQSIKTVETWENEFWSNQPR; encoded by the exons ATGATAATGCGTGCAAGGAGAACAGCACACTTCAGATTAACAATTGTTGATGGTAAAGCGTATCTGGAGACTTATGGGAAGGCTTATCAATCAAGAGATACATTGAACCTCTGGGGAATATTACAACTTATGAGTAGGTACCCTGGTAGGTTGCCGGATTTGGATTTGTTGTTCGACTGCAATGACCCTCCAGTCATCAAATCTAGCTTATATAtgcaacccaaaaccactgttcCGCCGCCAGTACTCTTTGGTTATTGCTCAGACGACTCGCATTTGGATATCGTCTTCCCGGACTGGTCTTTCTGGGGTTG GCCTGAGATCAATATAAAACCGTGGGATACACTATTAGAAGAGATGAAAGAGGAAAACAGGAAGACAAAATGGACTGAAAGGGAACCTTATGCCTATTGGAAAGGAAACCCTGATGTAGGTAAAACAAGAAAGGACCTCCTCAAATGCAATGTCTCAGATGATCAAGATTGGGGTGCTCGACTTTATGAACAG GATTGGGGCCGTGAGTCTCAAAATGGATTCCAGCAGTCCAATTTAGCGAATCAGTGCACTCACAG ATACAAGGTATATATTGAAGGATGGGCTTGGTCTGTCAGCCAAAAGTACATTTTAGCTTGTGATTCTCTTACATTGCTTGTTAAGCCCCGGTTCTATGATTTCTTCACGAGAGGGTTGAAGCCTTTGAAACACTATTGGCCTATTAAGAACAATGACAAATGCAGATCGATCAAGTTCGCTGTTGATTGGGGAAACACACACGAACAGAAG GTTCAGGACATTGGGAAGGCTTCCAGTGACTTCATCCAGGAATATCTAAAGATGGAATATATTTATGATTATATGTTTCATCTCTTAAACGAATATGCTAAGTTATTGACATATAAACCAACAATACCTCCAAATGCCGTAGAGTTTTGTTCCGCGACCATGGCTTGTCCACATGCAGATGGAGTTGAGAAAAGCTACATGATGGAAACCATCGTAAGGAAACCTAGTGATAGTGGGCCAtgcaccatgcctcctccatttGATCCTCCATCTTTTCACTCTCTACTTAAAGAAAAGGAACAATCTATTAAAACTGTGGAGACATGGGAGAATGAATTTTGGAGTAACCAACCTAGGTAA